In Janthinobacterium agaricidamnosum NBRC 102515 = DSM 9628, the DNA window CCTCCTCTCACACGCTTCATTTTCGGCTGGTCCATGCATCCCGATGCCCGGCTGAGTATTAATTGCTGAGCCTTGGACTGGATTGCGACAAGTTTCTCAGACAGCAGCGAGCCGTTCAAAATGCGTGCGCTCGAACTCAGTTAGCGAAAGCCTGCGATTGAATCCGTGATGGCGCTGCGGATTGAAAAATATCTCGTGTAATCACGTATATCCTGCATTGCACTTTCAACGACGGCATTATTGTGGCAGTTTCCGTGGCAATTTCCGCGCCGGCTCATGCCTGGCTCGATTCGATGCTCCCTTCAGAAGTCGCGCCAAACCTTGCTCATGAACTGCGCCTCCCTGATCGGAGATCAATTCTTAGTGTCCGATCACGACTTTGCCAAAGAGCTTGCGTTGATAAAAATGAGACCAAGCGACTTTGATGTCGTCCAAAGAATAGACGCTGTCGATAATGGGCTGGATATTGTGCTGAGACATTACCTTGATCATATCTTCCAGGTCGCGCCGGCTGCCGACAGCCACCGGCCTGAAGCTAGCCTGGCTCATGAACATGGACATAAAGTCGATATTGCCGGCCACGCCCGCCAGCACGCCAACCAAGGCCACCTGTCCCCCCAGCGCTACTGCCTTGATCGATTGACTCAGGGTATTCGGTCCGCCAACTTCGACGACCAGGTCGACGCCCCGGCCATTGGTCAGTGCGCGCGCTTTGTCCCCCCAATCGGAGGTGGCACGATAGTCGATGACGTGATCCGCACCTAGCGCAAGCAGTCGCTCCGCCTTTTCCTTGCTGGAAGTCGTGGCGATCACGCGAGCCCCGAGCGCTTTGGCTAACTGCACGGCAAACAACGATACGCCACCCGTCCCTTGAGTCAAAACAGTGTCGCCCGCGCCGACACCTGCGAGCGCTGACCATGCCGTCACACCCGCACAAGGCAAGGTGGCAGCTGCCTCGAAAGAGAGGTGGCCGGGTATCGCAACCAGCGCTTCCGCATCGACAACTTTATATTCTGTCAGCCAGCCGTCCTGGTCGGCGACATATTGCTGCGGCATGCTGTTGAACGTGCCGCCAAACCAATTGGGAAAGAAGCTGTTGACGACCCGATCGCCAGCCTTGAATCGGCTCACACCCGCCCCCACCGCCTCGACTTCGCCAGCCGCATCGGAGAGCGGAACAACGCCAGGCTTGACCGGAATCGGATACCAGCCATCGAGGATGGCGATGTCTCGGAAATTGAGGGAACTGGCACGAATACGCACCAGTACTTGGCCGGCTCCCGGTGCCGGAACCGATTCCTGGTTCAAGGCAAGGCCGTCGACACTGCCAAATTGTTCAATACGATAGGTACGCATAACTTTTTCCTTAAAATTCTGGTGAGAGAAATTAAGTGTAAGGATCAGTCAATTGATTGACAATACTGAACATTCTGAACAATATATGTAGATGAACTTACCAATTAACAAAACTTATCTGGACGGCCTGGTGACATTTACCACTGTGGCCGAGCAACGCAGCTTCAGGGCGGCGGCAAAAATTCTTGGCGTCACGCCATCGGCGATCAGCCAGGCGATCCGCGCGCTGGAGCTGCGCGTCGGTGCACCCCTATTTTTCCGCACCACGCGCAATGTCAACCTGTCTGAAGCGGGAGAGCATCTGTTAGCTCATATGCGGCCGGCAATGGAACTACTGACGGCGGGCTTGAACGCAGCCACTGGCCTGGGCAGCAAGGCCAGTGGACGCTTGCGCATCAACGTGCCGCGATCGGCGCTGCCGCTGCTGTCCAATCGTTTATTGCCTGATTTTTTTTTGTTGTATCCGGAAGTCGAACTCGAACTGATAGCAGACGATGACCTGGTCAATATTGTGGAGCACGGATTCGATGCAGGAATCCGCCTCGGAGAACTTGTGCAGCAGGACATGGTGGCGGTGCGCCTGACGCCGCCGCTGCGTTTTGTGGTGGTGGGAACCCCGACGCTCTTTGCGCAGCACGGCCGGCCGGTCGAACCACAGGACTTGTTACGCTATCCCTGCATTCGGCTGCGCCAGACGGCGCATAGGACACGTCCCTGGGAGTTCGTGGTCCAGGGACAGCGTATGGAAGTCGATGTGAATGGGCCGCTGATTGTCAACGATGTCGGCATGTGTGTCAGTGCCGCGTTGCGTGGGACTGGTTTGTTCCAGATGCCACTGCCGCAGGCAATGCGCCATGTGGAGAGCGGCGAGCTGGT includes these proteins:
- a CDS encoding zinc-dependent alcohol dehydrogenase family protein; its protein translation is MRTYRIEQFGSVDGLALNQESVPAPGAGQVLVRIRASSLNFRDIAILDGWYPIPVKPGVVPLSDAAGEVEAVGAGVSRFKAGDRVVNSFFPNWFGGTFNSMPQQYVADQDGWLTEYKVVDAEALVAIPGHLSFEAAATLPCAGVTAWSALAGVGAGDTVLTQGTGGVSLFAVQLAKALGARVIATTSSKEKAERLLALGADHVIDYRATSDWGDKARALTNGRGVDLVVEVGGPNTLSQSIKAVALGGQVALVGVLAGVAGNIDFMSMFMSQASFRPVAVGSRRDLEDMIKVMSQHNIQPIIDSVYSLDDIKVAWSHFYQRKLFGKVVIGH
- a CDS encoding LysR family transcriptional regulator produces the protein MNLPINKTYLDGLVTFTTVAEQRSFRAAAKILGVTPSAISQAIRALELRVGAPLFFRTTRNVNLSEAGEHLLAHMRPAMELLTAGLNAATGLGSKASGRLRINVPRSALPLLSNRLLPDFFLLYPEVELELIADDDLVNIVEHGFDAGIRLGELVQQDMVAVRLTPPLRFVVVGTPTLFAQHGRPVEPQDLLRYPCIRLRQTAHRTRPWEFVVQGQRMEVDVNGPLIVNDVGMCVSAALRGTGLFQMPLPQAMRHVESGELVTVLDNFGMETAGLSLYYPGHSQCLPKLRAFVDFARDRMRRAFEAADYFP